TTCATACTCATTTTGCCTGGAAATTAATCAGTAGCATCAGAGGTAgcataaatatttgtaatttcttaagTGATTTTCTTTCTGTCAATATGCCAAATAGTGGGGAAATTCTCTCAATTGTTCTGGTAACTGGTGAATTTTTCTTGAGCATTCTGGTGAATGGATTTATAGCAATGGTGAACTGCACTGACTGGGTCAGGAACAAGAAACTGTTAACAAATGATATCATCCTGGTCAGCCTGGCTATCTCCAGAATTGGACTTGTGTGTATAATAATATGGAAGAGCTATTTGGTTATAAATGATCTTTATGCATTCATCTTggatggaataaaaataattgatatcTTCCTGACAATGGCTCACAGTTCAAGTATTTGGTTTGACTCTGTCCTCAGCATTTTCTACTTCTTAAAGATTGCTAACTTCTCCAAtcccttcttcctctggatgAAATGGAGAATTGACAGGATGATCTACATGCTTCTTGCAGGGCCCTTgataatttatttgttcatttgctttttaGCGAGtaagaaaatgtatttctatagTGAAAacctttttagagaaaaaaaggaaaatgtttccCAGGAGTTCCAAATGAGTGCACCTTTGTTCATCATGTTCCAGATTCTCTTCAGCTTTCTGAATCTTATCCCTTTTACTCTGACAGTAGTCTCATTCTCTCTACTTATTCTATCCCTATGGAGACATACCTGCCAGATGCAACTCAATGCCACAGGTTCCAGAGACCCTAAGATAGAAGCCCATGTTAGAGCCATAAAAGCTGTGTCTTCCTTCATCATACTCTTTTTATTGTACTATATAGGTTTCTGTTTCAACTACTGGAGCTACATAGTGGCAAAGAGTAAGGTATTTTTTGTGCTGGGTATGGCAATCGTATTGCTCTATCCCCTTGGCCACTCACTGATCCTGATTCTGTGGAACAGCAAGCTGAAGAAGGTTGCCCTGAGGATGTGGTGGAAGATGAGGTGCTACCAGAGAGGAAGTAATCTGAAAGTCTTTTTGGTGCCTGTGAGGATAATCTGGCATTTTCTAAGAGGAAAGAAGTCAGCATGGAGTCCTTAAAGAAGTGCATCAAATTCTTTCATTCTCTGTAGTAGCAAGACCACTGAACACTGATTCAAAAcataggcttggagtcaggaagacattaaTTAGTACAAATTCCAACTCTAGCTCTTACTTCTTTTGTGATgatgggcaactcacttaaactcTATGAGCCTTAGAATCCTCATCTGAAGAATTGtgattataatattatatgaCAGCATAACTCCAGCCTAAACCTCAGACTTTGTGTTTCAACTCTCACTCAATCTTTGGGCGCTGGGCTGCTGATGGGTGACTGAGTGAACCCCACAAAGAAACTCAAAGAAGACTTGGCAAACTCACTACCCATACTCCCCAGCCACCATCATGACATTAATCTGTGTTCACCTCTTCCCtcaaccctctctctctctttctagttGTGGAACAATAATCCAATCAATATTACACTCTATCATTCCTGGAAAGGACATGTTAATCAATTACCCTATGACACCAATCACCATCTCTGTAGCTTCTCTGAGAAAATCACTTCCCTTGTTACACTCT
The Gracilinanus agilis isolate LMUSP501 unplaced genomic scaffold, AgileGrace unplaced_scaffold60062, whole genome shotgun sequence genome window above contains:
- the LOC123256512 gene encoding taste receptor type 2 member 7-like, which gives rise to MPNSGEILSIVLVTGEFFLSILVNGFIAMVNCTDWVRNKKLLTNDIILVSLAISRIGLVCIIIWKSYLVINDLYAFILDGIKIIDIFLTMAHSSSIWFDSVLSIFYFLKIANFSNPFFLWMKWRIDRMIYMLLAGPLIIYLFICFLASKKMYFYSENLFREKKENVSQEFQMSAPLFIMFQILFSFLNLIPFTLTVVSFSLLILSLWRHTCQMQLNATGSRDPKIEAHVRAIKAVSSFIILFLLYYIGFCFNYWSYIVAKSKVFFVLGMAIVLLYPLGHSLILILWNSKLKKVALRMWWKMRCYQRGSNLKVFLVPVRIIWHFLRGKKSAWSP